ttgacgttactttgaatcgcggaggtaagctaaaccgttagcaagtagctatagctagccatatatattaataaacactttgtcatacaatctaaatgtaatgtttttagcgttacctggtgatttcaaagaaagctctctggaaaatgttgacttactgttcgacatgaagctagaagctaccttacacagttgatcctgagtcctgtcagttaaagtgtttcatagttagcttagctaagcatcaacctagcagtgaaatatatggatattatgtgacagtatttctgagaaaaagtcagctgaaatggtggcatgccactgctttacgtgtcgacatcatgtttgaacgtattggCAGCAGTAAATATGGCTGTTTGGctactgacgttgccataacaacacctgaatttaaatgtgcaacctctttttgtgacagatttttgcatgaaattataattcttctgaatgatattcctattgacagctagtttatatgtgaacattatgagatggacagccagagagaataaatgaaaaacagttatgagatatatgacaaaacaagaatacagtttaaaaagggagtgatttgtaaaatatccataaagacaaatctgtttacagttctgtttcatatgggtgttgagagatgtatccatagtactcttaatgttgctctcaaagtgcaccagattgatgcttatcacttcaatatttaaaaaagcatgcccccggacccccctagcctagaggatgttaggtccatcacccacctaaaacatggataggatactaaatacatctgcacactttttatatgttggcctatgtccatatgtttctgttttggtggccgtgccacaaccgtgcatatatgcacaagtcataggtgcgctaCTGGTCGACACCACTGATGTGCCCCCCCGtggtaaatgattgcccccccattcaatttgttctagagccgaccctgaCAAGACGCGAGCCTCGAAatgtgattggcggcgatttcatttgaccGGGATggtgcaaaacgagaagcattcggtctgcaatgacagagaagagactgtcaagtttggctgtactcagcattgaatcaaaacgcaccaaagctttggatcttaatacgtttctgaggcgttttgctgaacaacatggtaatcgccacattcagctgttaaaaactgttaagatgatgactgttaagatgatgaccttgtacactaccagtcaaaagtttggacacacctTCAAATTCgaagttttttattttatttaaatttgtTCTACATTGTAGATttatactgaagacatcaaaatATAAAAGAACACATAGGCCTATGGAATGAtctagtaaacaaaaaagtgttaaaaaatccagaatatgatttatattttgcTGACTACTGCAGAATGCTGTGGTCTCCATGCTGGTTGAGTGCGCCTTGAATTCTGAATAAATCACCAACTGTGTCACCAGCAAAGCCCcctggctttccaagttaacattgcgattaaatcagcatatacttctgccagaggatgccacccctcaaaatctcctgccaccccatgaatatttttctAGATCCGCTCCTGCTTATGCTTGTTTGAGCCCAACGAAAGGAAATGTAATGTTTACCCTCCAACACTCAACAtaaatcagaatcaggtttattaccaagttcacacgtacgaggaatttgacttggtgttgtagtgcatacataaaagtaataaaaaaaataaaaaaacatagaACTATTTTAAGAACACAAAAAAATAGTATTTacactgaaataaaaaataaaatatatgcaGTAAAAACAAAACTGATATTGtcaacattgtgtgcattaatgtaatggaTAGAGTCTGCGTTgaggctgaggtaaagtgtcagtggggacCGGGCCTTGTTGAGGAGGTCCTGGAGGGATGGCAGATTGCAGCCGATCACCTTCTCTGCAGAGCGGATGACACGCTGCAGCCGGCCCTTATCCTTGGCTGTGGCTGCGGTGTACCAGATGGTGATGGAGGATGTGAGGATGGACTCCATGATGGAGGTGTAGAAGTTCACCATCATCGTCTTTGGCAGGTTGAGTTTCTTCAGCTGCCTCAGGAACAACATCCTCTGCTGGGCTTTCTGGTGAGGGAGCAGATGTTCTGCCCCCGGTTTGAGGTCCTGGGCGATGATGCTGCCCAGGAAGCGGAAAGACTCCACAGAGTGATGGGGAGTCAGAATCAGACACATCTCATAACCCAGAAAATATGGTGATACAAACAGAACATGACATACATATTACAGAAGACTCAGcaactatatacatatatattcatTTTCTGAAATATGTCTTTCAGGTTTTATTAAGAAGGTTTGTCCTTTAACAGTTTCAACTTTTTAATGCAAATCCCGTAAGCATAGCCAACACACCACCATTCATGCCCTTTATCAGCAGTGAAAGTATGTTTACATTACTTCATACTATTAATCTTCTTTATTTTGATGGCAAGAATACTTCTGCCACCACTTCAATTTAATGGATTatgttttaaatacaaaaattaaATATCCATTAAGTTTTGCAGACAACAAATCAAAATGCGCACAGCCTTCGCCCGCTGCCTAGTGAAGTGACACAAATGACTGGCTACAGCTACACTAACTGGAGTAaaagtattgttgttgttgttgttgtaacagTTCTTTTATTGTGGTACTGCTTTAGTTGCGTACGTTCTTTCAGTGAACTACCAAAAGTCAGGTAGAGTAAtgtcagggtatatgcaggagtCCTGAAGTCAACAgtccagtatttgaccaataaacaaaacaattgacaaaactttgaactatgaaatatattaaacttcatgagcttcagcggggtaatgccaggagctccctcacaaatacccaggggttaaattgggctggggctgtccggggctaagcccggcacataggacgatgctctgacgtcatcaccctcacacatttgtcatatgtttacaaaaaccgatatatatgttaagacttttctcgttcttaatatagactatatttagggtcgatatgtgttgaccatactttaaaatagcagatctctgtgaccggttatagtttggcttagaccccggccccacgaggacgcatacagtaaaacacatacgcaaaaaagtcttccgttcacacgcattcgattcattaacgtgtccgttcacactggaccgctggaaatgctgtagtacatatgccaggcctgtaagtggcgttgctgccgccacaaaagacaccaaaagcagcgaagaagaccccggttgttatggttgcccttctgtttattctccgcggtggacggcgtgttctcctgctgtatgtctcaggtagtccaccagcagataaccccccccccacccacagagcggagcaaggcaacgaaacttaaaataagaagcagcatggggccaccttgagggggtttccggacatgttgtttcagtaaattaaagggtgtttcatgttgtcgttgctgtggaccttcttaataccttggaaaatgccgtttaatacccttaatttttgctaaattgatttatcaacttgtaatacttttagaccccgcggacaccctgaatGTAGTTCAGACAAAGTTTAAGGTACACTTGAGTCACCTCTGGTTTTTCTCCCCAGATCAGTACGGTTCCTGTTTTTGTACTTATTGGAAAACACTGTCTGGAGCAAGGGGGATGACATGTTGAAAAAGGAAATGTTGATGTCCTTTAAATTGAGCAATAGCAGAATTAACAGTCAATCTAGAGCAATGTGTCAGTGGCACTGTAGCATAAAAAAATAAAGTGACCCACTCTGTTATAATATACAAAAttttattacaaaaaaaaatccgTTCTACATGAATGTTTTCATTTTTACATGAAAGTACATTAAAAATGGCTTCACACATTTTTAATTAAACTACAGATAACTTGGTTGTAAAATGACAGTGAAGAAACGGCACCACTAAACAGAAAACATAAGCAGTGCTTCCAGAAACGATACACCTTTAAAACTTTACCAATTTGCTGCTGTCCACTGTTTGTACATGTTTTAGTCCATTGAATGTTCGAAGGAAATGTATATCTAGCTGCCCGTTTTGATAGAAACGAGGACCTATGATGTAACAAACTCgagctcagcagaaaacatttatttttaaaaaaaattagggGACTAAGTGACAAAATAAAAACTAAATCCCTGAACTTGAAAAGGAATACAGGTCTGGTGTCCTACAGAGGCAGACCAACAGGGACAGCAGGCTATACTGTTCAAATCATCCACACAAAAGTTAAGCTGAACAATCCTTTGCAGAATTCACACCCCCAGAGATATAAACCATTTATTCATCatcgtcgtcatcatcatcgtcgtcCTCCTCGTCatcgtcgtcatcatcatcatcgtcgtcaACGGGTACTGCTTTCTTGGCAGCTGGCCTGCCAGGGCCACCTTTCTTACCAGCATCGCTCTTCCCTGGGTTAAGCTTGGCTTTGTAGGCGGCAACATccttaaaaataaaatgaaacgcATGAGACAAACTCTACAATGTTGTGGTCAGACAAGTTCTTTTGTTTACACCGAGATAAACTTTAAGTTTCATAACATGAGAACTCAGCATTCAACAATGTTAGCCAGTTTAAGATTACATTTTTACCTGGCAATAGAATTTAatgtataaaaataaagaaatacagGACAATGGGAGGTTACCTTCTCATATTTCTCCTTCAGTTTGGCAGCCCTTGCCTCAAAAGGAATCTTGTCTTTGGGAGTCTGTGTGCCCCACAACTCTCCAAGCTTCTTGGCGATGTCACCGATAGTGATACCAGGATGCTCTTCCTTGATTTTGCCACGGTGATCTGAGCAGAACACGAAGAAAGCGGAACTGGGGGAAGGGGCAGGGACAATAATTAATGTCAGAAAGCACCACAATGCCATTTGCACATTCACAACTCTATTGCAAGGAATATTGTTGAACATATTTTTCGGCTCTACGGTTTTTAACGCCCTACATTAGGCAGCATGGCGAGGGTTTTAGACTTACGGTGGTCTTTTTGGTGCGTTGGGGTCCTTTTTCTTTTTGCCAGAACCAGGTGCACCTTTTGGAGGGATGTATGTCTTCATCTCTCGCTCATACCTAACCTTGTCATTCTTAGCCAAATCCTCAAACTTTACCTTCTCCTTGGCTGACATGGTCTATGGTGGGGGAGAAGGGAAAAAAGTTATACATTTCCCAAAATTCTGATGAAGTTGTCACCAAATATCAGACATTGATAAAAACACAATTCTACCCCAACTCAAAATACTTATACAACTATATAGTATGTTTTACATTGTCTACTATCATTGAATATACAATATGGGAATTAAAATAATTGAACATTGTACCTTCCATCTCTCAGAGCATTTCTTGGAAAACTCTGCAAAGCCTACGCTGGTTCCAGGGTGCTTCTTTTTGTGCTCTTCGCGGCATGTTGCAACAAAGAAAGCATAGGAGGAGGTCTTTCCTCTGGGCTTATTTGGGTCCTTTCTCGCGGCCGGCATTGCTCTAGAAACGAGGCAGAAATATTACATTAAAACACAACGAACCCACATAGTGACAAAGCAACTGGACATGCAGTAACATTAGGTAAGTTTAAGACTTACTCTAGTTCAAAATAACTATTacattaacttttggaagagcTAATATTTCAAGATTCAACGTCGATCAACATTTCCAAATCACTATGTAAGCAAGCTAGTTCCAGTACTGTTCTAATCGGATTTCTAATGATCTGGGACAAAAAGACGTGACTCCATTTTGGATGTTCCCGCCTAAACTAATCTGCGCCAAAAAGGTTACTTAAAGTAACCCAATGTATAATTATACATTTCACACGAGAGGTCTGTGCCTTATACATTGTATTTATCATCCGCTTGATTCTTAACCAAATTGCGCACTCAAACTTTAAAATATGGAGCTACGGACTCTACAGCTAACGCTAGCAGGCTAAGCTACCAAACCAAATGGCGTTTGAACTGCATGTTGCGCACACAGCAAAAGGCTTAACAGGCCTGTGTCTCAAAACCGACCAAGACCCAAACTCAACAGTTTGGAACTTGGATTAAACACAGTACAAAAACTAACGTGCGACACATTATAGCAATGTAATGATTTAACTACTAATAAGGTTTCGTATGTTAACGTAACATAAACGATTTAGATGGACTAAAGCCTTTAGGTTGTAAATATGCACAAATAGAATATCTGATTGCCCGAAACATAACACAAATAAGAGCGCCTCAGACATTCGGTTAGAACATTACCAAGACAACATGTAAAAACGGCGGGGCCTTACCTGGTCTGAGCAAGACAAGTTGTGAACGACTCGACTGAAGGAGGACAAAAGCTTGGCTGTTTTGTCACTGCCTGCGAGCCAAACTAACTTAACTAGATGTAATTCCACAGCTCCTCCCCGCCATCAGCTGATTGGCCAGATTTCAGCATTTACATTTGAACGTAGGGAAAGAGAAAGACGTGCCACTGTGATTGGTTGGATAATGTGAGGTTGCGACATTACGTTCGTGTGCTTTGATTGCACGCTGATTGGTTGAACTGGGCTTTTAAACACACGGCGCGAAAAGTCCTTTGTTTGCTCCGAGTCAAACTATCACAGTCTGTTTATGTGTGGTCGGGGTTTCATGAGCGTTTAACCGTTTGTTTTCTACAAGAGACTGACAGCCGCAGAAAACAACTACAGGACCGTTTTTTATTCAGCAAGCTGCATTCAAAAAGGAGTCGACTAAAACTGCCCTGGTTAAGTCAAGTAAAAACAAACTGCTCATTTTAACAgaaagaaaatgaaaaatagACTTTACTCTTTGGAATCCAATTACAAAGGCTATATAAACCTAGATCCAGGTCAAAGTAACAACAGACACTATTACAGTTTAATAAATTGATGCCAATAAAACGATATACATTACATAGGCTACTGGAAAACAAAATATTTGACATCTGCTATTAATTAGATCTTCATAACATTGTGTGATGTAatgaaataaaagtaaaaattaaGCCATTTCCATATAAAGAGAAGCCCAATACCAGcctatgtttttctttttaaagcacCCTATAATATTTAATTAATAAGCAGTGGAAATGTTCAGTTTAGCTTTTGCCCTTACTGCATGGGAATTATTTTGACATAATTCGCCTTACTCCTGCTGGTTATTGTAATAGATAGCTATACCATAAACTTAAAAGATGCTCGATTTTTATTCCCTTTGAAAATGGATTGCAAACTCACCTTCGAGGGTGGATGAATGGAAGTTTGTGAGAGAATGTATGCCCATGCTGATCTTTTTCTAAGCATTACAAAAAAGTGTTTGTTTGATAACCCGGAAGTACATTCCTATTCTCCACAGCCAGCAGAGAATGAATGCAGGGTAATGCAGAACATGTTTTAATCCTGCTGCAGGACTACAAAGACCTCTGCTGGCCCGTCTTCAACAGACTGCCACAGGAACTTTAAGTAAAAGgactttaaaaacacatttttacttTTTGTAATGAATTTTAAGgaggcagacagaaaaccacatTTGCATTACTCATCTTTTCATTACAATTACAATCACCTGGTCCAAATGGAAATCAGGAACTAGTGTCAGAGGAAAGTGTTGGATTGGTCACATGATGCTCTTTTAGAAGGCAGCAGATGAGTCCAATACAAAATGAATTGATTGAATATagctttatatttgtgtgtgtttgtgttcttATCCCATCCGTTTTGGCAGAGTATTTATGCTGCTCCTCTTTCTCTCATGACACGTTGTTCAACCTGCTGGAGCACGTTTGATCATGGCTGGATGCTGGCTGCATTCCGTGTGCTTACATGACCTCATGGAACTACTGTGAGTTTTATGCAGCATTTCCTGTTTTCTTCTCTTTTCTGCAGGTGATGTAAACGATAAACCCAGGTGAGTGAATGGAGGGTGATCAGAGCGAAGAACTTTGGCTCTGCAtccaataataataacaatagatTTATTTAAGCGCTTTTACGGGTGCTCAAAGTTGCTTTACAGAGATAGTGAAAAGACAAGAACAACACATAAATATAGTACTTATATATTTAGATGTGTTTTCTTTGGGTCAGGCAAATGCAATCAAATAAGCACATTAGCTAAATGTTCTTCCTTTTGTTGATGCGATGGTTTGATGATAATGTAATCGTGACAAAGTTAAGCCCTTTCAGccaatgtaacaaagtaacaaaagaaCAGTAGGCAGCACCAACGTTTGGCCTACATATGAAGCCATAGAGTTGGATTCCTCtcgtttttttaaaaacataatcAAAAGCAGCAAATGTTTTCCTCTGTTTTGGTGCTACATTTAGATATAATGGCAAAAAACATTTACCGCTATGTTGTTATTGTAATAGTTTACATCATCAactgtaacatttaaaaaaaatgtagagCAGGGTTTTCTAAAATGTGTATTTTAGAATTTTTAAGAATTATAGCTTGGCTTGGCATTAAACTGGAATCAGTGAACACATGCCAGCCTAGCAACAAGTGCTACTTTACACCAGGTGTAGCAGATACATCGTAGCTTTAGAAACAGCTTGCCTTTGTACTTCACACTGAAAACGTACGTAGCCTTGCCTCGGGGAAGTTTGTGTTTATATTCATTTGATCTTTTTGTTCAGACTGCTCTATGAACTCTTCTCCCAGTTAACATAAAAGGAGATCTTGTCATTCCTTGCCCCTTTCCGGATTGAAAGGCTCGCTGCGCTTCATAAGGTTCATCCCAgcagtgacctgccttgaaaccagaaggttgttctgacggagagagcaggagagctGTCTGAAGACAGgagcgggaggagagagacaggcctgtggtttataacatcagacgcgTTGAGAgcgggtttcttcaggagagggtctACTCTGGCCTCCTTGaggctgtttggaaagtgaccagaagatATAAATATATGCTCAGTTGTCACTTAATTATGTATGAGGGGTGTAGAATTAGTCCCAGATGAATATTGGGGCTATAACCTGTGACACACTGTGTGACACAGACATTGATTCACTTCAAGCGGCCTTTATGTAAAAGAGGCAGGTCACACAGTGCTTGGTTTCTCTTAATGCTACTCTGTTCATCTTGAAGCTCATTTAGTTTTCTGctatccgtgtgtgtgtgtgtgtgtgtgtgtgtgtgtgtgtgtgtgtgtgtgtgtgtgtgtgtgtgtgtgtgtgtgtgtgtgtgtgtgtgtgtgtgtgtgtagtgtgtacagtgtgtacagtgtgtacagtgtgtgtgtacagtgtgtgtaaaCTTCAACATCTTTCTTCAACGTGTTGTTTCACAGCTAATGAAGTCTCCTCAAAGATCCAACCTAAAATCTCCACGTTGCCACCAACAGAGTATTTCCTTGTTAATTAACAATCAGTTGAAGTCTCAATATGTGAGGTCAACCAAGGTCATGGAGGAGGATTCGATAGATGTATGAAGTATAAAGCACAGAGAGAGATGTTGATGAATCATTTAAAGGAGGTAGGAGAACAGGATGTCACTTTAAAGGGAGTATTGAGGTGAGTGGTTCtgtgtgtttttaaatgggggaGATTGAGAACGTTAGGTATTGTCTACTCCACACTGGAACAGAAAGGTGGTGGTGAGTAAAACCCAAAGAAGAGGAAGCAGAAGTAGTTAACATCCACCAGGAGCATGTGAATATGGCTGAGACGTAGAACATGCTGTCTGCCAGATGTataaaacacagagaagaaAGTTAAAGAAATGTGGAGGATTGTTAAATCTTGAGAATCTCTTGAGTTGCGAGAAAGACAACTTCATTTGAGTTCTTAAAAAATACTGGGTTGATGAAgagatttttttaattatatttaatttgttttcctttttcttcTTCCTTGTAGCTCACTGTTTTTCCCATGTGGTCCACAGTCACACTCCAGCATAGTAGGTGGCGGTAATGCACCTTAAACGTTAGGTGCCACCCGCCATTaaacaaaaagaagaagaagaagaagttgcGATTTCTGCACTTTTGCAGATGTGAAGGGCGAGGACGAGAGGCATACAAGAACTCTTGGAGCAAAGCGACAAAGACTGAGGACACTGAGGGACAGAGGAGACACTCAGAGGAAACAATCATCTTCAGGACAGTGAGACAGGCAGCggcagagagacaggaagaTGAGAAGAGCCGCCGAGGACCCGAGCACGCTCTGTCTGTTTGACGTTGACGGCACGCTCACAGCCGCGAGAcaggtaagtgtgtgtgtgtgtgtgtgtgtgtgtgtaccataGAGGTGTGTACGCGTGCGTTTGTGTATGTGCGCGCACGTGCGTTTGCGTGTGATATATCCGGCTCTACGATGTTGTTTTTGTATCGCTTCCGAGCCAGATTGTGTTCCGCAGAAACACGCGCTGAGAGAAAGGTTCCTCCCTGAATCATTAGCTGATGTGAAGCTGCTCCGCCGTTGCGTCATGAGGCACTCACTAATAGTTATCAGTATTCACGTATGAGCTTACTTTCTTTAAGTGGTGGGTGTCTGATTGTGTATTACTATCAGTGCTGGGAGAATAACTGTTTCACAACAGGTGTTGTTCAACAGACAAATTAGGTAACACAATGTACTATCACTGCATGAAGAATGACCATAAAGCCGCCGCCGCCATAAAGTTATAACAAATACATATTCTATGACTAGTAATACAAGTAAAATATCAGAGACCGACAGAAATAAGTGAACACGGGTTTGCTTTGGCTGGTAAACTAAAACATTTGACACAAATCCTGACAACTGGAGCGCATGCAGGTCTTTTTATTGTATTGTTGCAATCATCTCTTTGTTTTACCTTAATATTCCAGttaatgtgtgtctgtgtgtgttttcagcgTGTCACCCCACACATGTCAGATTTCCTTGAGAAGCTAAAGACTCGGGTTCGAGTCGGAGTGGTAGGAGGGTCGGACCTTTGTAAGATCAAAGAGCAGTTAGGAGAAGATGGTGAGACACGCGTATTGTAAAccaaatctatctatctatctatctatctgtctgtctgtctgtctgtctgtctgtctatctatctgtctgtctgtctgtctgtctgtctgtctgtctatctatctgtctgtctgtctgtctgtcagtctgtctgtctgtctatctatctgtctgtctgtctgtctgtctgtctgtctgtctgtctatctgtctgtctgtctgtctgtctgtctgtctgtctgtctgtctgtctgtctgtctgtctgtctgtctgtctgtctgtctgtctatctgtctgtctgtctgtctatctctctatctatctatctctctatctatctatctctctctccatctataTCTCtagctatctatctatctatctatctatctatctctctctctatctatctatctatctatctatctatctatctatttatctatctacctagctgtctctatctctctctctgtctatctatctctctctctctctctctctatatatctatctatctgtctatctgtctatctatctatctatccatctatctctctagctctctatctatctatctatctatctatctaagatagacagacagacggagagacagacggacggacggacagagggacggacggacggacggacagagggacggacggacggacggagagacagacggacagacagacagttggTTGGTTTGACTCTCTGTTTGATTGTGCAGTGATCCAGAAAGTGGACTACTTGTTTGCTGAGAATGGTCTTGTGGCCTATAAGGATGGACAGTTGCTCTGTATCCAGGTGAGATTGATGTTATGTGTGCACACCTTTTTTATTAACAGCTTTTCAGCCTGTATTGTCATGTTTTTGTTGGACatattaaaggtcacatgtcatggtcctttctactgatcataacaccattgttgagggatattacaatagaaaaatactgtgcaattttccaaactcacgttgtttggcatacagcatctctgtaaactacgtgtattcactctctccactaaacggctcgttggagctttgcacccctccctgtgagcccagtgtgctccgattgaccaatccacagacttcctcacacacacacgcagctcagctgatctctcctccctggctgctgctgaaatcctctctgcagacccattctcacagcgtttataacctttttcttctcaatatcaagccacacttattgcttttacttcggctgagactttgtgtgctcagggtgattcacaacgtccgattgtttcacgttgtgaatcgcgctaagctccgtggaggtgtgatttccttgtttagcgatgcacagcgaaacacagccaaactcaccctgagcacacacaaagtcccagccgaagtaaaagcaataagtgtggcttggtatcgagaagaaaaaggttgatgaacgctgtgaggatgggtctgcagagagatcccaactgtctgttatcagcctgcagccagggaggagagatcagctgagctgctgcactgtgtgtgtgaggaagtccgtggattggtcaatttggaccaatcagcgggggcttaacgtaacggctccgcggacttaacgtaacggctccacggattggtccatttggttccggttacaacatgacgtcctgatgtacccggaagaatcaaatggatgatgacgtttcaccaacgaggcgttttggggagttcttct
Above is a window of Pseudochaenichthys georgianus chromosome 1, fPseGeo1.2, whole genome shotgun sequence DNA encoding:
- the hmgb2a gene encoding high mobility group protein B2a, with the protein product MPAARKDPNKPRGKTSSYAFFVATCREEHKKKHPGTSVGFAEFSKKCSERWKTMSAKEKVKFEDLAKNDKVRYEREMKTYIPPKGAPGSGKKKKDPNAPKRPPSAFFVFCSDHRGKIKEEHPGITIGDIAKKLGELWGTQTPKDKIPFEARAAKLKEKYEKDVAAYKAKLNPGKSDAGKKGGPGRPAAKKAVPVDDDDDDDDDDEEDDDDDDDDDE